The nucleotide window CTTTCCGTTGCTGCGGGCGATGCCGCGGTTGGGTCGGCTCTTCACGGAGGCGGAGGCGGTCGAGGGCGCACACCAGTTCGTGCTGCTGAGCCACGGAGCCTGGACGAGGCGGTTCGCATCCGACCCGGACGTCATCGGCGCCCCGATCGTGTTGAACGACGAGCCGCACACCGTGCTCGGGGTGCTCCCGGACGGCTTCGAATCCTCTTTCTACGGGACGGAGGTCTGGACGCCGCTCGTCGTGCCGCCGTACGAACCGGAAACGATCGTCGACGGTTCCCTCGTCATCATGAGCGCGTTCACGGGGGTGGGACGGCTGCGGGACGGCGTGTCGCCGGCACAGGCGGAAACCGAAGTCCGCACGATCCTCGAACGGGGATCCGAGCGCCCGCTGCCCACGAGTCTCGACTTCGAGACGCGGGTGATGTCCTTGCGCGAGGAGCGGGGGCGGCCGTTCCGGCCCGCGCTCCTGATGCTCGCCGCGGCAACGGGGCTGGTGCTGCTGATGGCGTGCGCGAACGTGGCCGGGCTGTTGCTGGCGCGCGGGGTCGTGCGGCAGCGGGAGCTGGCCGTCCGGGGCGCGCTCGGTGCGGGACGGGGCCGGATCGTCCGCCAACTGCTCACCGAGAGCGTCGTCCTGGGTGTTGCCGGCGGGGCGGCCGGCCTCGCCGTGGCGGTCGGGATCGTGCGCGCCGCGCCGGTGCTGATGCCGCGCAACGTGCCCGGGCTCGCCGAGGTGGGTGTGGATGGCGCCATGCTCGCGTTCACCGCCGCGGTGTCGGTGGTCTCCGGCCTGCTGTTCGGCACGGCGCCGGCGCTTGCCTGGTCGCGGGTCGATCTGGCCCGTACCCTCAACGAGGCGGGTGCGTCGGCCGGCGGCTTCGGCCGGCTTCGGGCCAATCGGGGACAGGCAGCGCTGGCGGTGACGCAGGTGGTGCTGGCGCTCGTGCTACTGACAGGCGCCGGATTGCTGCTGCGCAGCTTCGTGTCGCTGGTCACGCTCGATCTCGGCTTCGAGCCCGCCAATGTGGTGGTCGCGCGCATCATGGATCCTGCCAGTACCCGCCTGTTCACCCGCGGCGGGCGGATCGAGTCCGACGAGGTCGAGGCAATGAACGCTGCGGCCCGGAGCGCCACGGAGACGCTGCTGGCGCGATTGGAGCGGATCGCGATCCTGCCCGGTGTGGACGCCGTGGCGCTGTCGTCGAGCATGCCGCTCAACCGCACCGGTTCGGTCCGGCCGTTCACCGTCGCGGGCCGCCCCGCGCCCGCCGATCCGCGTGAGCGACTGGAGGCGCGCATCCTGGAGGTGAGCCCGGATTACGCCGACGTGGTGCGGCTCCACCTGCAGGCCGGCCGGTTCTTCACGGATCGTGACAGGACAGGCAGCCCGCGGGTCGCCGTGGTCAGCGAGTCGTTCGCCCGGGCGGCGTTCGGCGGCGAGCCGGCGGTTGGGCAGCGCCTCGTGTCCGCCCTCCCGTTTCCGGGCTTCTGGGGCCGCCGCGACAGGCCGGGCGGCGAGGGAAGCGGCAACGAGCCGTGGGAGGTCATCGGCGTCGTTGCCGACGTCACGTCGCCCTTCCGTGGCGAGTCCTTCGGACCGGCCGACGCGGGTGACGTCTACCTGTCCATGCTCCAGCCCGACCAGGACGGGATGCCCTCGTTCGGCAGCCTGCCCGTCGTCGCC belongs to Acidobacteriota bacterium and includes:
- a CDS encoding FtsX-like permease family protein, whose amino-acid sequence is MERLLLDFRQAGRQLAARPGFALAAVVILAVGIGANAATFSIVNGLLLRPLPYPDSEAIVSVGQAPLGSPGPAILETNELRRLWEEARSFEELAAFSPSAFVWDGPDGPVTLFGTAVTPSLFPLLRAMPRLGRLFTEAEAVEGAHQFVLLSHGAWTRRFASDPDVIGAPIVLNDEPHTVLGVLPDGFESSFYGTEVWTPLVVPPYEPETIVDGSLVIMSAFTGVGRLRDGVSPAQAETEVRTILERGSERPLPTSLDFETRVMSLREERGRPFRPALLMLAAATGLVLLMACANVAGLLLARGVVRQRELAVRGALGAGRGRIVRQLLTESVVLGVAGGAAGLAVAVGIVRAAPVLMPRNVPGLAEVGVDGAMLAFTAAVSVVSGLLFGTAPALAWSRVDLARTLNEAGASAGGFGRLRANRGQAALAVTQVVLALVLLTGAGLLLRSFVSLVTLDLGFEPANVVVARIMDPASTRLFTRGGRIESDEVEAMNAAARSATETLLARLERIAILPGVDAVALSSSMPLNRTGSVRPFTVAGRPAPADPRERLEARILEVSPDYADVVRLHLQAGRFFTDRDRTGSPRVAVVSESFARAAFGGEPAVGQRLVSALPFPGFWGRRDRPGGEGSGNEPWEVIGVVADVTSPFRGESFGPADAGDVYLSMLQPDQDGMPSFGSLPVVAVRTAGDPLAVIPFLQEALADVSPGAQVNAMALETILSATAAQPRFYALCASIFGGVALLLAAFGLYGGNGKLKRDPRGNVKRDP